In Streptomyces sp. NBC_00878, a single window of DNA contains:
- a CDS encoding M14 family zinc carboxypeptidase, whose protein sequence is MSLLPELRYPSVTELVSSARALAAHRPGLSSLRQIGSSRAGRPLQLLSLGHAARSVLVVAGAHANEPTGGSTLLSLAERVLRDRRLRADTSWHFLLCADPDGASLHVTPAPRTLLDYHLGFFRPAGPEQPEWSPSVLPPDRLPPETRALTGVIDELRPYLQATLHGTDLGGSWVQLTKDIPGLAEPFAKSAAELNIPVETGASDAAGWPASGPGVHVMPDRGSDLAYPSMPDDARHSTWYHAHRYGGLTAVVEVPMWASDLVDDPAPHPAPAAAMRRLARRLLQDAVQVEKVLAEALPRLRGPDGPLLRAAKWALALVPGLADDWAQTPPADTTMAYVGSVDAFGRRLPLRAAAMLLRVLQEADDRAAPHLEYLVASWSEAFAERFRARWVPLEHQVEHQSRTVVAAARHARDRAA, encoded by the coding sequence GTGAGTCTCCTGCCGGAGCTGCGCTACCCCAGTGTGACCGAACTCGTCTCTTCGGCCCGGGCGCTGGCGGCCCATCGGCCGGGCCTGAGTTCCCTCAGACAGATCGGCTCCTCACGCGCCGGCCGGCCCCTGCAACTGCTCTCCCTGGGCCACGCCGCGCGCTCGGTGCTGGTCGTCGCGGGCGCCCACGCCAACGAACCCACGGGCGGCTCCACTCTCCTGTCGCTGGCCGAACGGGTGCTGCGCGACCGGCGGTTGCGGGCCGACACCTCCTGGCACTTCCTGCTCTGCGCGGACCCGGACGGCGCCAGCCTCCATGTGACACCGGCGCCGCGCACGCTGCTCGACTACCACCTCGGCTTCTTCCGCCCGGCGGGCCCCGAACAGCCCGAGTGGTCGCCGTCCGTGCTGCCGCCCGACCGGCTGCCGCCCGAGACACGCGCCCTCACCGGAGTCATCGACGAACTCCGCCCCTACCTCCAGGCGACCCTCCACGGGACGGATCTGGGCGGCAGCTGGGTGCAGTTGACGAAGGACATACCGGGCCTCGCCGAACCGTTCGCCAAGTCCGCGGCGGAGCTGAACATCCCGGTGGAGACGGGCGCTTCGGACGCCGCCGGCTGGCCTGCCTCCGGGCCGGGTGTGCATGTGATGCCCGACCGGGGCTCGGACCTGGCGTACCCGAGCATGCCGGACGACGCCCGGCACAGCACCTGGTACCACGCCCACCGGTACGGCGGTCTGACCGCGGTCGTCGAGGTACCGATGTGGGCGAGCGACCTGGTCGACGACCCCGCGCCGCATCCGGCCCCCGCGGCGGCGATGCGACGACTCGCGCGTCGCCTCCTTCAGGACGCGGTCCAGGTCGAGAAGGTTCTCGCCGAGGCGCTGCCGCGCCTTCGCGGGCCGGACGGTCCGCTGCTGCGCGCCGCCAAGTGGGCGCTGGCGCTGGTGCCGGGACTGGCGGACGACTGGGCGCAGACGCCGCCCGCGGACACGACGATGGCGTACGTCGGCAGCGTCGACGCGTTCGGCCGACGGCTCCCGCTGCGGGCCGCGGCAATGCTCCTGCGGGTCCTCCAGGAGGCCGACGACCGCGCCGCGCCCCATCTGGAGTACCTGGTCGCATCCTGGAGCGAGGCCTTCGCCGAGCGCTTCCGGGCACGCTGGGTGCCGTTGGAGCACCAGGTCGAGCATCAGAGCCGCACGGTGGTGGCGGCGGCACGGCACGCCAGGGACCGGGCGGCTTGA
- a CDS encoding SSI family serine proteinase inhibitor, producing the protein MTNTHKATAAVRTCLLAACALLVAGSVPARAAAPPESLAGNWLYVTVTRGDIRAGDTDSDTGSGDTRGALLLCDPPQGHAHAVRACGELRAAGGAIGRIPPTGVHCPMIYAPVTASARGEWGGRAVTHTETYANSCVLAARTGAVFALSN; encoded by the coding sequence ATGACGAACACTCACAAAGCCACGGCGGCCGTACGGACCTGTCTGCTCGCCGCCTGTGCTCTCCTCGTGGCGGGTTCGGTACCGGCCCGGGCGGCGGCGCCCCCGGAGTCGCTCGCGGGCAACTGGCTCTACGTCACGGTCACCCGCGGCGACATCCGCGCCGGCGACACCGACAGCGACACCGGCTCCGGTGACACGCGCGGCGCGCTGCTGTTGTGCGACCCGCCCCAGGGCCACGCGCACGCGGTACGGGCCTGCGGGGAACTCCGGGCCGCGGGCGGTGCCATCGGCCGCATCCCGCCCACGGGCGTCCACTGCCCGATGATCTACGCGCCGGTGACCGCCTCCGCGCGCGGCGAATGGGGTGGCCGCGCGGTCACGCACACGGAGACGTACGCCAACTCCTGTGTGCTGGCGGCGCGGACAGGGGCGGTTTTCGCCCTGTCGAACTGA
- a CDS encoding DUF1707 and FHA domain-containing protein yields the protein MTSSSEFHTYPAPARLSDAERDRALRVLREGAAQGRLSHDTFVQRMELAFAARTSDELAALIADLHTESRWAQLLFGTVEAVSGFTVRLRRAWQAERLPKLLLPRPDSPYPLRIGRDPASGLRLSHETVSRVHAELTRQGGMWVLRDLGSTNGTSVNGRRVISAAVVQVGDQVSFGRMTFRLAAA from the coding sequence GTGACGTCGTCCTCGGAGTTCCACACCTATCCCGCTCCCGCGCGGTTGTCGGACGCCGAGCGGGACAGGGCGCTGAGGGTGCTGCGGGAGGGCGCCGCCCAGGGCAGGCTCTCGCACGACACGTTCGTGCAGCGGATGGAACTCGCGTTCGCCGCCCGCACCTCGGACGAGCTCGCCGCGCTCATCGCCGACCTGCACACGGAGAGCCGTTGGGCTCAGCTGCTCTTCGGTACGGTCGAGGCGGTCTCCGGCTTCACCGTACGGCTGCGCAGGGCGTGGCAGGCCGAGCGGCTTCCCAAGCTGCTGCTGCCCCGGCCGGACAGCCCGTATCCGCTGCGCATAGGCCGTGACCCGGCCAGCGGTCTGAGGCTCAGCCACGAGACGGTGTCCCGGGTGCACGCCGAACTCACCCGCCAGGGCGGCATGTGGGTGCTGCGCGACCTCGGTTCCACCAACGGCACGTCCGTGAACGGGCGGCGCGTGATCAGCGCCGCCGTCGTCCAGGTCGGCGACCAGGTCAGCTTCGGGCGCATGACGTTCCGGCTCGCGGCGGCCTAG
- the treZ gene encoding malto-oligosyltrehalose trehalohydrolase — protein sequence MQFEVWAPEADRMTLHCADTTRALEPDPERVGWWKGEAEAQDGTRYGFAVDDGPVLPDPRSRRQPDGPDGLSAVVDHERYAWRAEWPGRGLPGAVLYELHVGTYTREGTLDAAAERLGHLVELGVTHVELMPLCPFPGRHGWGYEGVSLWAVHEPYGGPQALKRFVDRAHELGLGVVLDVVHNHLGPSGNYLPAFGPYFTQTHHTPWGAAVNLDAPGSDEVRAFLLGSALAWLRDYRFDGLRLDAVHALRDTRACHFLEELSAAVDALAGELDRPLFLVAESDLADPRLITPRKEHGLGLHAQWNDDFHHALHTALTGEAQGYYADFARAPLASVAKTLTAGFFHDGTYSSFRGRRHGRPLDLTRISAHRLLGYAQTHDQIGNRAQGDRLSAALSPGLLACAAALTLTGPFTPMLFMGEEWAAGTPWQFFTDHTDPELAEAVRRGRRREFAAHGWAEEDVPDPQDPATRDRSCLDWSEPENGLHARVLDWYRELIALRHAQPDLSDPDLADVKVAYDEAARWLAFRRGDVRVAVNLGKEPAEIPLGTRPARVLAAWEPVEVPGADGVLSLPGESCVVLLQG from the coding sequence GTGCAGTTCGAGGTGTGGGCACCAGAGGCCGATCGCATGACACTCCACTGCGCGGACACCACGCGCGCGTTGGAGCCCGATCCGGAGCGCGTGGGGTGGTGGAAGGGGGAGGCCGAGGCACAGGACGGCACCCGGTACGGGTTCGCGGTGGACGACGGCCCGGTGCTGCCCGACCCGCGCTCACGCCGACAGCCGGACGGGCCCGACGGGCTGAGCGCGGTCGTCGACCACGAGCGGTACGCGTGGCGCGCCGAGTGGCCCGGACGCGGGCTGCCGGGCGCCGTGCTGTACGAGCTGCACGTGGGCACGTACACCCGCGAGGGCACCCTGGACGCGGCGGCCGAGCGGCTCGGGCATCTGGTGGAACTGGGCGTGACCCACGTCGAGTTGATGCCGCTGTGCCCGTTCCCGGGGCGGCACGGCTGGGGGTACGAGGGCGTGTCGCTGTGGGCCGTGCACGAGCCGTACGGCGGTCCCCAGGCCCTGAAGCGCTTCGTCGACCGGGCGCACGAGCTGGGGCTCGGTGTCGTCCTGGACGTCGTGCACAACCACCTGGGGCCGTCCGGCAACTATCTGCCCGCCTTCGGGCCGTACTTCACCCAGACGCACCACACCCCCTGGGGCGCGGCCGTGAACCTGGACGCACCCGGTTCGGACGAGGTGCGTGCCTTCCTGCTGGGCAGCGCACTGGCATGGCTGCGCGACTACCGGTTCGACGGACTGCGGCTGGACGCCGTGCACGCGCTGCGCGACACGCGCGCGTGCCACTTCCTGGAGGAGCTGTCGGCCGCCGTGGACGCACTCGCCGGCGAACTGGACCGGCCGCTGTTCCTCGTCGCCGAGTCGGACCTGGCCGACCCCCGGCTCATCACGCCCCGCAAGGAGCACGGGCTCGGACTGCACGCCCAGTGGAACGACGACTTCCACCACGCGCTGCACACCGCGCTGACCGGTGAGGCGCAGGGCTACTACGCGGACTTCGCCCGGGCCCCGCTCGCGTCCGTCGCCAAGACGCTGACGGCGGGCTTCTTCCACGACGGCACGTACTCCAGCTTCCGCGGCCGCCGTCACGGCCGCCCGCTGGACCTCACGCGGATCTCCGCACACCGCCTCCTGGGCTACGCGCAGACCCACGACCAGATCGGCAACCGCGCCCAGGGCGACCGGCTCTCGGCCGCCCTCTCCCCCGGCCTGCTGGCCTGCGCGGCCGCGCTGACGCTGACCGGACCGTTCACGCCGATGCTGTTCATGGGCGAGGAGTGGGCGGCGGGCACGCCCTGGCAGTTCTTCACGGACCACACGGATCCCGAGCTCGCGGAGGCCGTACGCCGGGGCAGGCGGCGGGAGTTCGCGGCGCACGGGTGGGCCGAGGAGGACGTCCCCGACCCGCAGGACCCCGCCACCCGTGACCGCTCCTGCCTGGACTGGTCCGAGCCGGAGAACGGGCTCCACGCGCGCGTGCTCGACTGGTACCGCGAACTGATCGCCCTCCGGCACGCCCAGCCGGACCTCTCCGACCCCGACCTCGCGGACGTCAAGGTCGCCTACGACGAGGCCGCCCGCTGGCTCGCCTTCCGCCGCGGCGACGTCCGGGTGGCCGTGAACCTCGGCAAGGAGCCCGCGGAGATCCCCCTCGGCACCCGTCCCGCGCGCGTGCTGGCGGCGTGGGAGCCGGTGGAGGTGCCGGGGGCGGACGGGGTGCTGAGCCTGCCGGGCGAGTCGTGTGTGGTGCTTCTGCAGGGGTGA
- a CDS encoding aminoglycoside phosphotransferase family protein, which translates to MTQAATPTADTVRRLVRSLLPDSDGPRITPVADGGEHSTWFVGTRHVLRLAPDREASQRQRRELRLRDLVRPHIGVAVPVSIAHGEWASGLAYTLDTLIPGGSGERQDVSAVGEADLAGLLTGLREVPVRQAEVLGVPRAAPRSLESLRTAAERAAERLAADDEFDPVRLHQLTAPAAVQLAAQPGTAFLVHHDLKGEHLVVSADGRVRGVLDWTDAVIGDPAEDIAGLALAVGAPAAVRAATLAGYGARPCLRGLWLARCDTLTRLADRLQHHDNSLLPLLRSQLRRSWEAILLERVTELRDETDEPL; encoded by the coding sequence ATGACCCAGGCAGCGACACCCACCGCGGACACCGTGCGACGTCTTGTCCGTTCCCTGCTCCCGGACAGCGACGGGCCCCGGATCACGCCCGTCGCCGACGGCGGCGAGCACTCGACGTGGTTCGTGGGCACACGCCACGTACTGCGACTCGCCCCGGACCGTGAGGCCTCCCAGCGGCAGCGGCGCGAACTGCGGCTGCGCGACCTGGTGCGCCCCCACATCGGGGTCGCCGTCCCGGTGAGCATCGCGCACGGCGAGTGGGCGAGCGGTCTGGCGTACACGCTCGACACGCTGATCCCGGGCGGCTCCGGCGAGCGGCAGGACGTCTCCGCCGTGGGCGAGGCCGACCTGGCGGGACTGCTCACGGGACTGCGCGAGGTGCCGGTGCGCCAGGCCGAGGTCCTCGGCGTACCCCGGGCCGCGCCCCGGTCCCTCGAATCGCTCCGGACCGCCGCCGAGCGGGCCGCCGAACGGCTCGCCGCCGACGACGAGTTCGACCCCGTCCGGCTCCACCAGCTGACCGCGCCCGCGGCCGTCCAGCTCGCCGCGCAGCCCGGCACCGCCTTCCTCGTCCACCACGACCTCAAGGGCGAGCACCTCGTGGTCAGCGCCGACGGGCGGGTACGCGGAGTCCTCGACTGGACCGACGCCGTGATCGGTGACCCCGCCGAGGACATCGCGGGCCTCGCCCTCGCCGTCGGCGCCCCCGCGGCCGTCCGCGCGGCCACCCTCGCCGGCTACGGCGCCCGCCCCTGTCTGCGCGGCCTGTGGCTGGCCCGCTGTGACACCCTGACGCGCCTCGCCGACCGCCTCCAGCACCACGACAACAGCCTCTTGCCGCTGCTCCGTTCCCAACTCCGGCGCTCCTGGGAGGCGATCCTGCTGGAACGGGTCACGGAACTACGGGACGAGACGGACGAGCCGCTGTAG
- a CDS encoding aminopeptidase P family protein, translating into MTATPAPFTADDYRARMERAARAAADAGLAGVLIAPGPDLVWLTGYAPPAATERLTLLVLAAGQDPVLVVPTLEAPDAEKAAGAPALTLRDWTDGKDPYATTAPLLDTSGLPHSLNGVGSAPIGVSDNAWALHLLGLQKALPGTSYVSLTEGLPMLRAVKDAAELERLAAAGEAADATYEEILKVSFAGRRESEIAGDLADLLRRFGHSQVDFTVVGSGPNGASPHHEAGERVIEHGDTIVLDFGGLRHGYGSDTSRTVHVGEPSAEELRVHDVVREAQEAAVQAVRPGIACQDVDRVARAHITEAGYGDRFIHRTGHGIGVTTHEPPYMIEGEEQPLVPGMCFSVEPGIYLPGRFGVRIEDIVTVTEDGGRRLNNTSREMAVVH; encoded by the coding sequence ATGACCGCCACGCCCGCGCCCTTCACCGCCGACGACTACCGGGCCCGGATGGAGCGCGCCGCGCGGGCCGCCGCCGACGCGGGGCTGGCCGGGGTACTGATCGCGCCCGGACCCGACCTCGTATGGCTCACCGGCTACGCGCCGCCCGCGGCCACCGAGCGGCTCACCCTGCTGGTGCTCGCCGCCGGACAGGACCCCGTACTCGTCGTGCCCACCCTGGAGGCCCCGGACGCCGAGAAGGCGGCGGGCGCGCCCGCGCTGACCCTTCGCGACTGGACCGACGGCAAGGACCCGTACGCGACGACGGCCCCGCTCCTCGACACTTCAGGCCTCCCTCACAGCCTCAACGGCGTGGGAAGTGCCCCCATCGGGGTCAGCGACAACGCCTGGGCGTTGCATCTGCTGGGCCTCCAGAAGGCGCTGCCCGGCACCTCGTACGTCTCCCTCACCGAGGGACTGCCGATGCTTCGGGCCGTCAAGGACGCGGCGGAACTGGAGCGGCTGGCGGCGGCGGGAGAGGCCGCGGACGCGACGTACGAGGAGATCCTCAAGGTGTCCTTCGCCGGTCGCCGCGAGTCGGAGATCGCCGGCGACCTCGCCGACCTGCTGCGGCGGTTCGGGCACTCCCAGGTCGATTTCACGGTCGTCGGCTCGGGGCCGAACGGCGCCAGCCCGCACCACGAGGCGGGCGAACGCGTCATCGAGCACGGCGACACGATCGTCCTCGACTTCGGCGGACTGAGGCACGGCTACGGCTCCGACACCTCCCGTACGGTGCACGTCGGCGAGCCGAGTGCCGAGGAACTACGGGTCCACGACGTCGTCCGCGAGGCCCAGGAGGCGGCGGTCCAGGCCGTCCGGCCCGGTATCGCCTGTCAGGACGTCGACCGGGTGGCCCGCGCGCACATCACCGAGGCCGGGTACGGCGACCGCTTCATCCATCGCACCGGGCACGGCATCGGCGTCACCACTCACGAGCCGCCCTACATGATCGAGGGCGAGGAACAGCCGCTCGTGCCCGGGATGTGCTTCTCCGTAGAGCCCGGAATCTATCTGCCGGGCCGTTTCGGCGTACGCATAGAGGACATCGTGACGGTCACCGAGGACGGCGGACGCCGCCTCAACAACACCTCCCGAGAGATGGCCGTCGTGCACTGA
- a CDS encoding LysE family translocator yields the protein MLSTLLAFLGACTLIAASPGPSTVLIIKRSLHSRRSGLLTVLGNETGVFVWGAVAAFGLTGLLAASEVAYDVMRYVGAVVLVVFGVQALWQARRARGAADDGVGQDTVVKSGWASYRTGLLINLANPKAAIFAMSFLPQFVPEGAPHLPTMLSLAALWAVYECGYYSLYVWFVGRMRTVLSRVGVRRRLEQVSGGVLLLLGARLALEG from the coding sequence ATGTTGAGCACCCTTCTCGCCTTCCTCGGCGCCTGCACACTGATCGCCGCCTCGCCCGGGCCGAGCACCGTGCTGATCATCAAGCGGTCGCTGCACAGCAGGCGCTCCGGACTCCTCACGGTCCTGGGCAACGAGACCGGTGTCTTCGTGTGGGGCGCCGTCGCCGCGTTCGGCCTGACCGGACTGCTCGCCGCCTCCGAGGTGGCGTACGACGTGATGCGCTACGTGGGAGCCGTCGTGCTTGTGGTCTTCGGAGTGCAGGCGCTGTGGCAGGCCCGCCGCGCCAGGGGCGCCGCGGACGACGGCGTGGGCCAGGACACCGTCGTGAAGAGCGGCTGGGCCTCCTACCGGACCGGGCTGCTGATCAACCTCGCCAACCCCAAGGCGGCGATCTTCGCGATGTCCTTCCTCCCGCAGTTCGTGCCGGAGGGCGCCCCGCACCTGCCCACCATGCTGAGCCTCGCCGCCCTCTGGGCGGTCTACGAGTGCGGCTACTACAGCCTGTACGTCTGGTTCGTCGGCCGTATGAGGACCGTGCTGTCCCGGGTCGGCGTGCGGCGCAGGCTGGAGCAGGTCTCCGGAGGCGTACTGCTACTCCTCGGCGCACGCCTCGCCCTGGAGGGCTGA
- a CDS encoding PDZ domain-containing protein, which yields MEQTALRPKPMPGRGPSDGHPSGTSGTSGTSGTVRRPHAARRRGRRLMTLLFSLFVGAVLVLSGIGLGTVGATVIGLSKLADLRNQATESGGSPRASGPGRGSAQAPGGAESASDRSKQAWGSSKPSSGSSKQASGSSKSSSGGSDSAPGAGSPASPKDPSGAPRNGSHDDRPTLGVEAVDAANGPGALLVGVHVPGPGYTAGLVRGDVLLVFGRNRVDSAADLARAVAAARPGTAVTLTLRHASGGYQQLSVTPGVIT from the coding sequence ATGGAACAGACCGCGTTGCGTCCCAAGCCGATGCCGGGCCGGGGGCCGAGTGACGGCCACCCGTCCGGAACATCCGGAACATCCGGAACATCCGGAACGGTCCGTCGCCCGCACGCCGCACGGCGGCGCGGGCGACGGCTCATGACCCTGTTGTTCAGCCTGTTCGTCGGGGCGGTCCTCGTGCTGTCGGGGATCGGCCTCGGCACCGTGGGCGCCACGGTGATCGGGCTGAGCAAGCTCGCCGACCTGCGGAACCAGGCGACGGAATCGGGTGGCTCGCCGAGGGCGTCCGGCCCGGGGCGGGGGTCGGCACAGGCACCGGGCGGTGCCGAGTCGGCCTCGGACAGATCCAAGCAGGCCTGGGGCAGCTCCAAGCCGTCCTCGGGCAGCTCCAAGCAGGCCTCCGGCAGCTCCAAGTCGTCGTCGGGCGGCTCCGACTCGGCCCCGGGCGCGGGGAGTCCCGCCTCCCCGAAGGATCCGTCCGGGGCGCCGCGGAACGGCTCGCACGATGACCGGCCCACCCTGGGGGTGGAGGCCGTCGACGCCGCCAACGGCCCGGGCGCGCTCCTCGTCGGCGTGCACGTCCCCGGCCCCGGGTACACCGCCGGTCTCGTACGGGGTGACGTCCTGCTCGTCTTCGGCAGGAACCGTGTCGACTCGGCAGCCGATCTCGCTCGGGCCGTCGCCGCCGCGCGCCCCGGCACCGCGGTCACGCTCACGCTGCGGCACGCGAGCGGCGGCTACCAGCAGCTTTCCGTGACCCCTGGCGTCATCACCTGA
- the cyc2 gene encoding germacradienol/geosmin synthase Cyc2, which translates to MTQPFELPHFYMPYPARLNPHLDEARAHSTEWARGMGMLEGSGIWEQADLDAHDYGLLCAYTHPECDGPALSLITDWYVWVFFFDDHFLETFKRSQDRSGGKAYLDRLPLFMPLDLSTPVPEPRNPVEAGLADLWARTVPSMSLGWRKRFAESTEHLLNESMWELSNINEGRIANPVEYIEMRRKVGGAPWSSGLVEYATAEVPEPVAGTRPLRVLMETFSDAVHLRNDLFSYQREVEDEGELSNGVLVLETFFGCTTQQAADTVNDVLTSRLHQFEHTALTEVPALALDKGLTPDEVRAVAAYTQGLQDWQSGGHEWHLRSSRYMNEGARATSPLSGLTGPGTSAADVGALLAAAGAERLRAYTHVPYQKVGPSQLPDFYMPFQVRLNADLDGARRRIIPWSHSMGILSEGVWDEDKLVAYDLPLCSAGLDPDGTPEALDLSAQWLVWGTYGDDYYPMVFGHRRDVAAAKLCTERLSACMPIEGDEIPPPANAMERALADLWRRTTVAMTPEARRTFRASVDVMTESWVWELVNQSQNRIPDPVDYLEMRRATFGSDLTKSLCRLGHGPKVPPEVYRSGAVRSLENAAIDYGMLINDVFSYQKEIEYEGEVHNLILVVQNFFGCDYPRALGVVHDLMTQRMKQFQHVAANEFPVLYEDFQLSDEAREIMDGYVVELQNWMAGILKWHQDCHRYGAADLARRAHGFVPGQLPGLPVVTSRQRASIGAL; encoded by the coding sequence ATGACGCAGCCGTTCGAACTCCCGCACTTCTACATGCCGTACCCCGCGCGGCTGAACCCGCATCTCGACGAGGCGCGCGCCCACTCGACCGAGTGGGCGCGCGGGATGGGCATGCTGGAAGGCTCGGGCATCTGGGAGCAGGCCGACCTCGACGCGCACGACTACGGCCTGCTGTGCGCGTACACGCATCCGGAATGCGACGGGCCCGCGCTCTCCCTCATCACCGACTGGTACGTGTGGGTCTTCTTCTTCGACGACCACTTCCTGGAGACCTTCAAGCGCAGCCAGGACCGCTCCGGCGGCAAGGCCTACCTGGACCGTCTCCCGCTCTTCATGCCGCTCGATCTCTCAACTCCCGTGCCGGAGCCGCGGAATCCCGTCGAGGCCGGACTCGCCGACCTGTGGGCGCGCACGGTTCCCTCGATGTCCCTGGGCTGGCGCAAGCGGTTCGCCGAGTCCACCGAGCATCTGCTCAACGAGTCGATGTGGGAGCTGTCCAACATCAACGAGGGGCGGATCGCCAACCCCGTCGAGTACATCGAGATGCGCCGCAAGGTCGGCGGCGCCCCCTGGTCGTCGGGGCTCGTGGAGTACGCGACCGCCGAGGTCCCCGAACCCGTCGCCGGTACCCGGCCGCTGCGCGTGCTCATGGAGACGTTCTCCGACGCGGTGCACCTGCGCAACGACCTCTTCTCCTACCAGCGTGAGGTCGAGGACGAGGGCGAGCTGAGCAACGGCGTGCTCGTCCTGGAGACCTTCTTCGGCTGCACCACCCAGCAGGCCGCCGACACGGTCAACGACGTCCTCACCTCACGGCTGCACCAGTTCGAGCACACGGCGCTCACCGAAGTGCCCGCGCTGGCCCTGGACAAGGGCCTCACCCCGGACGAGGTCCGCGCCGTCGCCGCGTACACCCAGGGGCTCCAGGACTGGCAGTCGGGCGGCCACGAATGGCACCTGCGGTCGAGCCGCTACATGAACGAGGGGGCTCGCGCGACCTCACCCCTGAGCGGCCTCACCGGTCCCGGCACCTCCGCCGCCGACGTCGGGGCACTGCTCGCCGCCGCCGGTGCCGAGCGGCTGCGCGCGTACACCCATGTGCCGTACCAGAAGGTGGGACCGTCCCAACTCCCCGATTTCTACATGCCGTTCCAGGTCCGGCTCAACGCCGATCTGGACGGGGCACGGCGGCGCATCATTCCGTGGTCGCACAGCATGGGCATCCTGTCGGAGGGCGTCTGGGACGAGGACAAGCTCGTCGCCTACGACCTGCCGCTGTGCTCGGCGGGCCTCGATCCCGACGGTACGCCGGAGGCCCTGGACCTCAGCGCGCAGTGGCTCGTGTGGGGGACGTACGGCGACGACTACTACCCGATGGTGTTCGGGCACCGGCGTGACGTGGCCGCGGCGAAGCTGTGCACCGAGCGGCTGTCCGCCTGTATGCCCATCGAGGGCGATGAGATCCCGCCGCCGGCCAACGCGATGGAGCGGGCCCTCGCCGACCTGTGGCGGCGTACGACGGTCGCGATGACGCCGGAGGCGCGCCGCACCTTCCGGGCCTCGGTGGACGTGATGACCGAGAGCTGGGTGTGGGAGCTGGTCAACCAGTCTCAGAACCGCATCCCCGACCCCGTCGACTACCTGGAGATGCGCCGCGCCACCTTCGGCTCCGACCTCACCAAGAGTCTGTGCCGCCTGGGCCACGGCCCGAAGGTGCCTCCCGAGGTCTACCGCAGCGGTGCCGTCCGCTCGCTGGAGAACGCCGCGATCGACTACGGGATGCTCATCAACGACGTCTTCTCCTACCAGAAGGAGATCGAGTACGAGGGGGAGGTGCACAACTTGATCCTCGTTGTGCAGAACTTCTTCGGCTGCGACTACCCGAGGGCACTCGGCGTCGTCCACGACCTGATGACCCAGCGCATGAAGCAGTTCCAGCATGTAGCCGCCAACGAGTTCCCTGTCCTCTACGAGGACTTCCAGCTCTCCGACGAGGCGCGCGAGATCATGGACGGCTATGTGGTCGAGCTGCAGAACTGGATGGCCGGCATCCTGAAGTGGCATCAGGACTGCCACCGTTACGGGGCCGCCGACCTGGCCCGCCGCGCCCACGGCTTCGTACCGGGGCAGCTCCCGGGCCTGCCGGTCGTCACCAGTCGGCAGCGGGCGTCGATCGGCGCCCTCTGA
- a CDS encoding endonuclease/exonuclease/phosphatase family protein, which translates to MAGNVMPEGYYSAEARAILRLSSKSHWDLPVRLGHGSSSTVHFLVSHPTPPTFDGPEDRNGRRNHDEIRLWADYIGGRRRGAYLYDDRGVRGGLRPGARFVIAGDLNADPFDGDSYDNAVRQLLDHPAVREPAVPPSSRGGVEASRLQGGANASHVGNPAYDTADFGDTAPGNLRVDHVIPSRRLIPAGNGVFWPTPEDPLYRLVGNGTVVPTSDHRMVWQDVRLG; encoded by the coding sequence ATGGCTGGCAACGTCATGCCGGAGGGGTACTACAGCGCGGAGGCGAGGGCGATCCTGCGGCTGTCCTCGAAGAGCCACTGGGACCTGCCGGTCCGCCTCGGCCACGGCTCGTCCTCCACCGTGCACTTCCTCGTCTCGCATCCCACTCCGCCCACCTTCGACGGGCCCGAGGACCGCAACGGACGCCGCAACCACGACGAGATCCGGCTGTGGGCCGACTACATCGGCGGGCGGCGTCGTGGTGCGTACCTGTACGACGACCGGGGTGTACGGGGTGGGCTGCGGCCCGGGGCCCGGTTCGTGATCGCGGGTGACCTGAACGCGGATCCGTTCGACGGGGACAGTTACGACAACGCGGTGCGGCAGTTGCTCGACCACCCGGCTGTGCGGGAGCCTGCCGTGCCGCCATCCTCTCGCGGAGGCGTGGAGGCGTCCCGGCTTCAGGGGGGTGCCAATGCCTCGCATGTCGGGAACCCGGCGTACGACACGGCGGACTTCGGTGACACCGCGCCGGGCAATCTCCGGGTCGACCATGTCATTCCGTCCCGGAGGCTGATCCCTGCGGGCAACGGTGTCTTCTGGCCGACGCCCGAGGATCCGTTGTACCGGCTTGTCGGCAACGGGACGGTGGTGCCGACGTCGGACCATCGGATGGTGTGGCAGGACGTGCGGCTGGGCTGA